A genome region from Nitrosopumilus oxyclinae includes the following:
- a CDS encoding pyridoxamine 5'-phosphate oxidase family protein — MQLTGILQIKSYEKVKDFLNEEHVGRVASIDVNGFPQIIPMNFVFLNDAVYMHSHVKGEKLDNIARNNKVGFESDRELEFLPSYFEDPHNASLADTLYISVVIKGIASFVSDREEKTRALNGLMEKYQPEGFYDPIKSDMRVLDAVSVIKVSPQSIHGKYKIGQHMRPDDRLDLAEKILKKNSPSAHETLKIMGFEITDTGLKMIDEPSW, encoded by the coding sequence ATTCTCCAAATAAAATCATATGAAAAAGTAAAAGATTTCTTAAATGAAGAACATGTTGGACGTGTAGCAAGTATTGATGTAAATGGATTCCCGCAAATTATTCCTATGAATTTTGTATTTCTTAATGATGCAGTTTACATGCATTCTCATGTAAAGGGTGAAAAACTTGATAATATTGCAAGAAACAACAAAGTTGGATTTGAGTCTGATAGGGAACTTGAATTTTTACCATCCTATTTTGAAGATCCACATAATGCATCTTTAGCTGATACATTATACATCAGTGTTGTAATCAAGGGGATTGCTTCTTTTGTATCTGATAGAGAAGAAAAAACTCGTGCACTAAATGGTTTAATGGAAAAATATCAGCCTGAAGGATTTTACGATCCAATTAAATCTGATATGCGGGTTTTAGATGCTGTTAGTGTTATCAAAGTATCTCCCCAGTCCATACATGGCAAATACAAAATCGGTCAGCATATGCGACCTGATGATAGATTAGATTTGGCAGAAAAAATTCTAAAGAAAAATTCCCCTTCTGCACATGAAACTTTGAAGATTATGGGATTTGAGATAACTGATACTGGTTTGAAAATGATTGATGAGCCTAGTTGGTAA
- the uvrB gene encoding excinuclease ABC subunit UvrB: MEQISKFELASDYSPTGDQPQAIDALVKGVEKGTVQTLLGVTGSGKTFSVANVIARTGKNTLVISHNKTLAAQLYSELKQFFPKNNVGYFVSYYDYYQPESYLPQTDTYIEKDTQINEKIEKMRLEATAMLLSGEPTIIVSTVSCIYSLGNPKDWGDLAITLNIGDEIKRNEIIRRFVDARYERNDTEVAPGNFRVKGDTIDVTPAYSEDLVRISMFGDEIEKIALLDHVSLKEKKKVNQMKIYPAKHYLIAKDVRKKAVKSIRTELKQRLPELNELEKQRLEMRTKYDLEMIEELGYCSGIENYSRHFDGRKAGEKAFCLMDFFGDDYLLVIDESHVTLPQLHGMFKGDHSRKNELITYGFRLPSAFDNRPLKFEEFEEYIQNTIFVSATPSDYEKKISSHIAEQLVRPTGLLDPQVEIRPSKDQMDDLIREINKRTAKSERVLVTTLTKRMAEDLAEYLSKKQVRVRYMHSEIEGLQRTEIIRQLRLGEFDVLVGINLLREGLDIPEVSLVAILDADKEGFLRNFTSLIQTCGRAARNVNGTVIMYADNTTKSMKNAMDETTRRREKQIQYNKDHNITPKTIIKSVPDQEVALDDSKLKSTHDLTTEVIDLDAQMKKYSEELDFERAIECRDRIKRLEKEIEFKNGRK; the protein is encoded by the coding sequence TTGGAACAGATATCTAAGTTTGAATTGGCCTCTGATTACTCTCCTACAGGGGATCAACCTCAAGCTATTGATGCATTAGTCAAAGGAGTAGAGAAAGGAACTGTTCAAACATTACTTGGAGTTACAGGTAGTGGAAAAACCTTTTCTGTAGCAAATGTAATTGCAAGAACTGGAAAGAATACCTTAGTCATTTCTCATAACAAAACTCTTGCTGCTCAACTATACTCTGAACTAAAACAATTTTTTCCAAAAAATAATGTTGGTTATTTTGTATCTTATTATGACTATTATCAACCTGAAAGCTATCTTCCACAAACTGATACCTACATAGAAAAAGATACTCAAATTAATGAAAAAATTGAAAAGATGAGATTGGAGGCAACTGCAATGTTGTTATCTGGCGAACCTACAATTATTGTATCTACAGTATCTTGTATCTACTCTCTTGGTAATCCTAAAGATTGGGGAGACTTGGCTATTACATTAAACATTGGTGATGAGATTAAAAGAAATGAGATAATTCGAAGATTTGTAGATGCAAGATATGAAAGAAATGATACTGAAGTAGCTCCTGGAAATTTTAGAGTTAAAGGTGATACAATAGATGTAACTCCTGCATACTCTGAAGATTTAGTTAGAATCTCTATGTTTGGGGATGAAATAGAAAAAATTGCTTTATTAGATCATGTTTCCTTGAAAGAAAAAAAGAAAGTTAACCAAATGAAAATTTATCCTGCAAAACATTATCTTATTGCAAAAGATGTTCGTAAAAAGGCTGTCAAATCTATTAGAACTGAATTAAAACAACGATTACCTGAATTAAACGAATTAGAGAAACAAAGACTTGAGATGAGAACAAAATATGATTTAGAGATGATTGAAGAGTTAGGGTATTGCTCTGGAATTGAAAATTACTCTAGACATTTTGATGGACGAAAAGCTGGAGAAAAAGCATTTTGTTTAATGGATTTTTTCGGCGATGATTATCTTTTGGTAATTGATGAATCTCATGTCACGTTACCTCAACTTCATGGGATGTTCAAGGGTGATCATTCTAGGAAAAATGAATTGATCACATATGGGTTTAGATTACCTAGTGCATTTGATAATCGACCACTAAAATTTGAAGAATTTGAAGAATACATACAAAATACCATTTTTGTTTCAGCTACTCCTTCTGATTATGAGAAAAAAATTTCATCTCACATTGCAGAGCAACTAGTGAGGCCTACTGGGTTACTTGATCCTCAAGTAGAGATTAGGCCTAGCAAAGACCAGATGGATGATTTAATTCGAGAAATTAACAAAAGGACTGCTAAATCTGAGAGGGTTTTAGTCACTACTTTGACTAAACGTATGGCTGAGGATTTGGCTGAATATCTATCAAAAAAACAGGTTAGGGTGAGATACATGCATTCAGAGATAGAAGGATTACAGAGAACTGAGATAATCAGGCAATTACGATTAGGGGAGTTTGATGTACTTGTGGGGATTAATCTTTTACGTGAGGGTCTGGATATTCCCGAAGTTTCTCTAGTTGCAATTTTGGATGCTGACAAGGAAGGATTTTTGAGGAATTTTACAAGTTTAATTCAGACCTGTGGTAGAGCTGCAAGAAATGTAAATGGAACTGTCATCATGTATGCTGATAATACCACCAAATCTATGAAAAATGCAATGGATGAAACTACACGTCGTAGAGAAAAACAAATACAATACAATAAAGATCATAATATTACTCCTAAAACAATTATCAAGTCAGTCCCAGATCAAGAAGTTGCATTAGATG